GTAGCCAGCGGTTGGCGGCGAGACCCGCGAGCAGGGCGAGCGCGGCGACGATGATGACGACGGCCACAGGTGGCCACCTCCAAGGGTGGGGGGTCCCGCGCGGGTGGGGGGGCCCGCGCGGGTGGGGGGCCCGCGCGGGTGGGCGGGCCTCGTCATCATGACCACCGTGTGATGTGCCTGATCAGCGGAAACGTTCGCTCGCCCCCGTACGGGCGACGTGCTTGAGCCAGCGGGACCACCCCGCTCCGGCGGTGCCGCTCGCGCGTCCGCGTCAGCCGGGATCGTCCGCCGCGGCCCGATGCGGTGGCGTCGGACGGCCGGAACGGCGGAACGGAGACGGACGGGCCGCCGGGACTCGGCGCCCCCCAGGTACCGGGTCCGCGCGGACACCTGCCTCCACGCCGCCCGTCCGCACACCCGGCCGTCCCGTCCTGCCTCCGGAACTCAGGGCTTGAGCGCACCCAGCGGCGAGCACTCGCTCTCGTGGAACCTGGGGATCTGCCCGCAGATGACGACCGACGCCGGCGGGTCCCCCGCGCTCACCGCGAGCATCCGGGTGTACGTGTCGTTGTCCACCCTGATCGTGGCCTGCTCGGTCCGGCCGTGCCGGTCCTTGATGACCACCGAGTCGCCCACCGTGCCGTTCTCGATCCGGCCCCACACGGACGAGCACACCTCGCTGTAGCGGAGCTGGATCTTCAGCCCGCGCAGCCAGGTCTCCCGCACGGTGGTCGCGTCCCACTGGCAGTCCATGGCCTGCGGCTCGCGCCGCAGGCACTCGTCGGCCAGGCAGCCCGGCGCGGGCGGCTTGCCGGCGCCGCTCGCCGCGGCCGTCGCGATGGGCGTCGGTGACGGTGACGGAGCCGCGCCGCCCGCCGTACCGTTCGCGCCGCCCGCCGACCCCTGCAGCACCACGGTGCTGAGGCTGCCGAGCAGCGCGCCGGCCGCGACGAGCCCGGCGGTGCGGGCGGCGTTCCGGCCCCGGGCGAACGCGTGCCGGCCCCGGGCCCGTACGGACGCCGCCCGCTCGGGCCCGGGCGCGGGATCGCACACCGGCTCCGGCACCGGCCCACCGGCCTGGACAGGCGTGGACCTGGGCTCCTCCCCTTCGGCCGCGGCGGCGAGCAGCGGCAGCAGCTCCGCGGCGTCTCCGCCGACCGCCGCCGCGAACTCCTCGACCGCGACGGCGCTCGGCAACTGCTTGCCGTTGAGCATCCGTTCCCAGGAGGACCGGCTGTAGTGCGTCCGCTCGGCCAACCTCCCGTAACTCAGCCCGGCCTCGTCCTTCATCCGGCGCATCCGCGCCGAGAGCAGGACTCTGTCCCCCTCGCCGAACACGAGAACTCCCCCATCCCAGTGATCGAAAACCCATGCAGGACGGGGAGACTACCTCGTGGCCACGACGGTTCCGGAAGGGCTTCTGCGGCGTGGCGCGTACCCGTCAGTGCAGGAAGGTCACGTCCCAGTGGTTGCCCTCGTCGGCGTACACGTTGCCCGAAGGGGCGGTGTAGAGCGCGGCGCCGTCGCCGCCGGTCCCGAGTAGCTGAACGTGCCGGTGACATAGTTCGTCAGGCAGCTGGTGACGGTGAAGTCCAGCTTGTAGCCGTTCCAGGTGCTGGACGGTGGTCACCTGCACGCCGCTGCTGCCGGTCTTGACCAGGGGCCAGTCGGCGGCCAGCGCGGCCGGCGCGGTCAGCAGACCCGCGGTCAGCACGGCCACCAGGGCGGCGAACAGTGTGGCCGCCGGGCCGGTGATCCTCTTCATCGTGTGTTCCTTCAGGCTGTCGGTTCGGTCGTCGACGGAGACGGGCAGCGCGACGACGACGGCGAACAGCACCGTCCAGCCCGCGGCGGGGGGGTCAGGCCAGCAGCCGGGCGAAGGTGCGGGCGTCGACGAGGCCGTCGGACGTCAGTCCCGCGCCGCTCTGGAAGCCGGCGACCGCGGCCTCCGTGCCGGGCCCGAAGTCGCCGTCGACGGTGAGACCGGCTCCGCGCCTGGCGTTGAGCAGGAGCTGGGTGGCCTTCACGCCCTCGCCGGAGTCACCCCGGCGCACCGGCACCACCAGCTGGTGCCAGGTCTGGTTGCCCGCCCAGCCGTCGGAGGTGGCGGTGACCTGCGTCTGGAAGGCCCGTACCGCCTGCTCGGTGGCCGGCCCGAAGGAGCCGTCGACGCCGACCGTGGCGCCGCGCCGGACCAGCAGGTGCTGGAGCGCGCGGACCCGGTCGCCCGTGTCGCCGTTGTGCAGCAGCGGCCAGACCGGTGCGGTCGGGTCGCCGCCGGTCCGGGCTGCGACGTCCCGGCGCAGCTGCGGGAGCAGTGCGTAGAGCCGGTCGCCGGGGCACTCGGTGGCGTTGAAGTCCCGGTGCCCGTAGATCTGGTACGGGCGCAGCCGGTACTGGCCGCAGATCTGGGCGCACAGCTCGACCAGGGCCGCGTACTGCTCGCCGCGCGGGTCGACGGCGCTGTAGGTGCCCTCGTTCTCGATGCCGATGGCGAGGGTGTTCTGGCCGGTGCAGTGGGCGGACTCGACGGTCTGCGCGCCGCCGCGCAGTGCCGCCAGGCTGCCGTGCCGGCCCTCGACGAGGAAGCCGCCCCGGCTGACCGTGAAGTGCTGCCCGGTGTCGATCCAACGCCGGTCGTCCATGGCCCAGTTCTGCATGGAGCGGGCGAGCCGGAAGGCCTGGTCGCGCGAGAGGTCGGTGACGTTGGGAGTCGCCGTGTGATGCACGATGATCTTGTGCGGCGGGGCGGGGACAAGGGTGAGCGGGCTGCTGGGCTGACGCGCTCCCCAGGTGGCGCAGTCCGCGATGCCGGGCTCGGCCGCCGGCGCGGGGGTCGCGGCCGCCAGCGGCAGCGCGGCGGCGGCCCCGGCGGCGAGGGTCCCGGTGAGGAAGGCCCGGCGGCGCAGGTCATGTCCTAGTACCACGAGGTGCACTCCGATCCGAAGCCGGAGACGTAGCCGCAGGCGTGGGCCAGGATCCCCT
This sequence is a window from Streptomyces sp. NBC_00691. Protein-coding genes within it:
- a CDS encoding helix-turn-helix domain-containing protein, coding for MFGEGDRVLLSARMRRMKDEAGLSYGRLAERTHYSRSSWERMLNGKQLPSAVAVEEFAAAVGGDAAELLPLLAAAAEGEEPRSTPVQAGGPVPEPVCDPAPGPERAASVRARGRHAFARGRNAARTAGLVAAGALLGSLSTVVLQGSAGGANGTAGGAAPSPSPTPIATAAASGAGKPPAPGCLADECLRREPQAMDCQWDATTVRETWLRGLKIQLRYSEVCSSVWGRIENGTVGDSVVIKDRHGRTEQATIRVDNDTYTRMLAVSAGDPPASVVICGQIPRFHESECSPLGALKP
- a CDS encoding peptidoglycan recognition protein family protein; the encoded protein is MVLGHDLRRRAFLTGTLAAGAAAALPLAAATPAPAAEPGIADCATWGARQPSSPLTLVPAPPHKIIVHHTATPNVTDLSRDQAFRLARSMQNWAMDDRRWIDTGQHFTVSRGGFLVEGRHGSLAALRGGAQTVESAHCTGQNTLAIGIENEGTYSAVDPRGEQYAALVELCAQICGQYRLRPYQIYGHRDFNATECPGDRLYALLPQLRRDVAARTGGDPTAPVWPLLHNGDTGDRVRALQHLLVRRGATVGVDGSFGPATEQAVRAFQTQVTATSDGWAGNQTWHQLVVPVRRGDSGEGVKATQLLLNARRGAGLTVDGDFGPGTEAAVAGFQSGAGLTSDGLVDARTFARLLA